The window TACTCATTCTGGTGTTGTCTACAGTTATGACATGGAAATTTCCTCCGTTTTAGCCCGTCTTATCAAAATGTTAACTCCTAATCCTGAAATTAACTATATAGGATATTTACATTATACTTATCCAAATCCTGAACATTTCAGTGAGACAAGGACTAATTCGACTAATTTCCACTTTCAAGGGTATAAAACAGAATTGTTGCAGCCAGATACATCAGATAGGAGCGAAAGACAGTATTTGCTCATCACTGTTAGTCTGCTGAACTATGTTTTCATCATTGTATCGGCTTTAAATcacaaaacacaaaaaccaaATTTGAGACTTCCATACCTTTGGTTGGAACTCCTGGTTCCTTGCATTGAAGTAGTCACTACCTCTCTTCACACCTGCAgaattaaattacttttaaaataagtagTAATAGATTTCAAAATACTATTGATACTGATTCAAGATActgtttcagtttttaaaaacttcattctttttcagagagattcccatctgttttattataaaaatcatcACTAACAGTACCTTGCTTAGTAATTAGGCAAGATTGATTTGTCCAACATCAGAGAACACTATCAAAGGTCAACTACTTGGACCAGCACATTTCAGAAACAATGTAAGCCCAAATGCCAGTAGTCAGTGTTTTCGTGTCTTACCCCAAAGAAGTCATCCATAGAAAAAAACATGTAGCCATCATCCTGTAAGGAAAAAGACCTTTTCATTAAAACGTCAATCtttttgttaaattttcaagTGTTTTGTCAAAGGGTTCTTCAGAGTTAGACTTGTCAACATGCTAATTTCAGGTCAGACATTTGCTCAACATCATTGCAAAAACCCTCTCCAACCTTTTCATACCATGCTCAACATGCAATTACAAACCAGGCAGATTAGCTTGGTAGTTAAACATTCAACTTCATCAGCAGTCTCTGTAACAATGTTTTTGCCATTAATACTCACCAAAAAGGCCAACTGCTTTTGACAGGTCAAGGACTCAAGTTTCACCTAAGAAATAAGAGAGTGGTTTTCTAATAGCCAAAGATAAATTTTCTCcccacaaatttttaaaatgcctgAAATCAGATAGAGCTAATTAAGACCTTCATATTCAGTCAGCATTTGCTTATCATCACACAGGCTATTTTTAAGAAAGGACAAGGACCTGGCTTTTATTTAATGCTTTCAGTACACTTTTCAAACATTTCAAGGTAGGACTGCTTTCTGTGCATTTGAAGGCAGCCCTAAAGTCATTAGTGGCATTCTGTCGTGTTTGCCCAGTCACTAGTTCACTGGAAATTTTACTTACCTCTTCAACTTCCAGTCAAGTCTGCTTAATGGCTACAAACAAAGAGAAACCAGATTAGTAGTAGTAGTTTACATCTACTATCAGCAAGTTTTACTAAATCAGATACATCAGATAAAATGGTTTCTCTTTCATGATTCATATCTGTTGAACTATGCAACCATCACAGTATCTGTTTCTTCAGATTCCCCCTAGTATTCATTATAATAAAAGAACGCAaagattaacatttgaaaagGGAGAAGTTCCTAATATAAGCACCAGTATCCGCCTGGCACTCACTAGtccctttttgaaaaaaaaaaaaaaaaatcatagtagtAGGTAAACAtggattataattaaaaaatggttTCTCACCTGTCTGCTCATAGATACAGCATCAAGCTTGTGCTTTAAGACCTGGGAAGAAAGTTTCACGTCAAGATAGGTGCAATCTCTGCGCTCTCTGAACAGCCATTTCGTGTGCCTCAGTTAGAATAATGGTGGTAATAATTCTCGTCATCCTCACAGTCAAGAGTAGCAAATAAACTCTCATCATTGTGGCACATTCAGTGGACTTTCAACCTAACTTTCCCTTGCGAGAGAATTGCAGTAACTCACCACAGCAGTAGTTGTCATCCTTCTGGTACACAACTAGAAAACAGACAAAGAATATCCAATGAAACATACCGTGGTGCTAAGCTAATCATTGCCTCAAGTATTTAAGCCTCAGAATAGAAATTTTCAGAAATCCCTTCTGTCCACTACTCTGTAAACCATCACAGGCTTAAAGATCACGTCTAAGATTTCACGCTTCCCACCGTATTCAGCAGTTTCTTACCTGCCCACCAGAAGCCATCAAAATCCACACTGGAATCATGCCTGCCGCGGTTCCTAAGAAAAGgtgaggaattttaaaaatgtattttcctctAAGTTTACGTCACTTACATATCATGTACACAAATCGTTTACACATCCATAACTGCATGAGAACCCCTCAAAATTAAGGTTAGACGATGACAAAATGGTGCAATGCGAAACGCCGCCATTTAAAGAACCACGTGGCCTTCCCGAGAACAGGAGACCGAGGAAGGTTCATTCCCAGGTATTAACAAAGACCCATTCGGTGAGTCGGGTTACGCCGCCATCAGAGCCGTTGGCAttcatcaacaatctcagatgtCCCTACCAACACAGGCTTCATCAGAGGCAGAGAACGAGCTGCGGTTTTTCCCGCAGTTAGGCCCTATAATGAACAGAGTATAAACTAGATCCTCCCCGCACTCAACTCGCAATCCTCCACCATCTCATCTTGAGAGAGCCCTGCGAAGGCCTGCCAGTGGCCTAGGCATACCAGCCAACTCAAGGATACCCAAACTGCTAAGGTCTAGAGGACTCAGACTAAGTACTTACTTAGCAGCATAGAACAACCGAGAGGAACAGCCGGTTCGCAGCCACGAAAGACCGAGATGGCGACCAGGCGCCTGTATATAAGTATTCTGCGCCATGACGTCATGACGCACGCTCTCTGCCAGAGACGGCTTCAGCCCCTCCCCCCcgcctcagtctcctcctcttCTATCCGCACCCCCGTCCAGTCCTCCAAGCCCGCCCCTCGGCCCCGCCTCACCTCGACGTTGTGGGCGGGGATAGAGTTGCCCACGTGATGCAGGATTCCCGCCCTCCTGCAGactgaggaggaggggaagagaggggagggggcgCGAGGGACGGAAagcgctgggggagggggaaggggggcgGTATAAGGGTGAGTGATTTCCTTCCGGCACGTCGCCCGCtccgggggagggggtggggggtttcACTTCCGGGACGGTGTTCCGGCCCATTCCGGCCCATTTCCACCCCCGGAGGTAGGTGCTGCTCTTTGACTGGGCTCGGGCCCCACACGGTAGTCCCGCTGCCCTGCACTGGGGCCGCCTCGCCCGGTCTCCGCCGCAGCCTACCCCTGGGGCGCTCAGCCACTTCCTTCCACCCCGCCTCAAGGAACCCGGAGACCTTCCACCCTCTTGGCCCCGGGCCGCGTCGAGCTGCGGGACCCGCCCCCTCGTGGGCCCCTCCCTCAGGACCCCGGGATGGGCGGCCCCCTCCCCCACGGCAGCCCGACACACCCAGATACACACACCCACCTCTGGGCAGCTCCCCGCCCGCTTACGCCTGCCGCCTGGACCGGGTCCCGGGGCGCCGCCCCCTTCCCGGTCCTCTACCCTCACCTGATTGCTCGCTCCCGATCCGCTCGCCTTCCTCTGCTCTTCGCCCCCGCACCTCAGTGACATTTCGCCCCTTTGCCTGTTCTCCGTTCCCCACGCTTCCCACCGCGGACTAAAGCCACTTGAATACCGGAGTGGCCAACCCCATGCCGTTCCCGATTCTCCCTCTTGCAGCTCTCACCCCTCCAGTGCCGACGGTAGAAAAAGACCTTACTCCAGGGGCTTCCTCCTCACTGGGGAATTGCcggaaagaacaaacaaaaaaaaggcgCTGGTGTAGGCTCCAAAATAAACATCTGAATTCATGATGGCATCGACAGAGGCTCTTATTGGATTAaaagtttcaaaacaaacaaaaacgctTTGGAAAAAGGTCAGATTGACTAAAGTTGGTTCTTGAATGCAGTGTATACATACACTTCCCTATTTACTGATAAGTGTGTTGTAATTTCGGGCAATACTGTGAGCTTGTCAGGATAACTTACTGAACTTTCAGATCTTAGGTAACTACGTGTGCTCAAGTCAGTGTCTTTCTAATGGGATTTATACAAACTACTCTCAACCGGTGAAGATTATTGGATGCAGTTACAGGCTTACTGGtttagatgttttttaaaaaatcttttaaagtaaaaatattggCCATACTTGGTAAATGCCGTTTTTCACCAGCTTTGGGCAACTAAACTTTAGAATCAAAGTATCATTACCACCCTGAAAATTCCAACTTTGGATTTAGATAGAGGCAGCTTTATCTACCCATTCCTAATTCTGAGGGTGAACTTCTTCAAGTAATCTAAATTTTCATGCTGACAAAACTTGGAGTTTTTCCTAGAGTCTCCCTCCAAGTGCTAAACCCAAAGTCTTTTTGTGTGGGCTCTGACTCTTCAGCTTAGAAATAATGGTTTATGTGGGATATTGGTCACTTTGTAAAATAGCAAACGTTAATTCATGGCAGCAAGTAGTAAAATGTTCAGAGGGGTATTTGATCTCCCACCTgtgtataattaaatttattcagAAAGCTCCTTCCTTATATTGTATGCAAATACGTTATGATCAACATTTAGAAAGTAAAAATTGTCACACTGGTTTTTTTAACCCCCTCTATTCTGTTGAACTTCAGTTTTGATGTTACATAATTTGTTAATAAGGAAAGTGTGGGCATAACTTGAATTTATAGAAGTCTAACAATCTTTTTTGGTTGTAATGGTATCTTGCTATGAAACCTAACCTACTAAACCTGTTGatatttcttttccatatttaaaCATAAGGAAGGTATCTTAATCTACTTGGAGATTTTGAAATTTctctgaataatattttaaaataggtttGAATTGCAAATAATTACTGATGAGGGTTCGGTTTTCTCTCGCAGCAGGGTTGAATGCCTGCCTACACCCTCAGGCACGACCATGGAGAAAAGTGGGAACATACAACTGGAGATCCCTGACTTCAGCAACTCTGTCCTGAGCCATCTGAACCAGCTGCGCATGCAGGGCCGTCTCTGTGACATCGTGGTCAACGTGCAAGGACAAGCTTTTCGGGCTCACAAAGTGGTCCTGGCTGCCAGCTCCCCCTATTTCCGGGATCATATGTCCTTGAATGAGATGAGTACTGTCTCCATATCAGTCATCAAGAACCCTACTGTTTTTGAACAGCTCCTTTCTTTTTGTTACACGGGGCGGATATGCCTGCAACTGGCGGATATCATCAGCTACCTGACCGCTGCCAGTTTTCTGCAGATGCAGCACATTATAGACAAATGTACCCAGATCCTGGAGGGCATTCATTTCAAAATTAACGTGGCTGAGGTTGAAGCCGAATTAAGTCAAACGAGGACCAAGCATGCAGAGGGACCTCCGGAGTCTCACAGAGTTACACCAAATCTAAACCGCTCCCTCAGCCCCCGACATAATACCCCCAAGGGAAACCGGCGAGGTCAGGTGAGTGCTGTCCTGGATATCCGGGAGCTCAGTCCTCCCGAGGAGTCCACCAGCCCGCAGATTATTGAACAGAGTTCTGATATAGAGAGCCGGGAACCCATTCTTCGAATCAACCGAGCAGGACAGTGGTACGTGGAGACAGGGGTAGCAGACCGAGGAGCCCGGAGTGACGATGAAGTTAGAGTCCTGGGAGCAGTACACATCAAAACGGAAAATCTAGAGGAGTGGCTTGGGCCTGAGAATCAGCCTTCCGGAGAAGATGGGAGTAGTGCAGAGGAAGTCACGGCCATGGTGATTGACACCACAGGCCATGGTTCTGTAGGACAGGAAAATTATGCTTTAGGATCTTCAGGAGCCAAGGTGGCTAGGCCAACAAGCAGTGAGATTGACAGGTAAGTTGTTTTGTTTGCCCATCTAGTGGCTTACTGTGTAGACATAGCTAAAGCAGGCCCTCTGTGTGACACAAAGAGCATCTTCTTCCTTACTTGATGTTCTTCATCAAAATAAGTTCATGTTGGGGAAACTGAAAGTGTGCCAAAAGACTtgcattctaatttttttaaagcaggaagCTCCTACTCCTGAAGTGTTCACAGTGTTGTGAGAACTCTGGTAAAGTTAGACACTTCATGAATCAGAATAGTATCTGCAGTCACACTAGGATCAGTAATTGCCAGGGCCTCTTCAGAATTCAGGAAGAGAGCTGATCATCAGCTGTGAATCTGACAGCATTGCCCTTCCTTGGTATGGTCTCACACAGGCAGGTGGCCTCTGGGAGTCTCACTTTCCTTTGTAGCAGTTTACCTTTCTTTGCCTCCCCTGCTACCAAAGTTGAGGAAGTATGGTACGAGCAGTGATGGTTCTTTTTAGTGTAATCACAGTAATTCCAAAGAAAAGCTTTTTGAGTGTTTTTCATCCCTTTTTTTCACTTGTCATTTGACTgtatcttttccatttctttcattgaTGACAGCTGCACCATAAacctgagtttctttttttcaccAGCGCTCCTAGGCGCTATgccttacttttctctttctaataCATTGCGATTGTTTCTTTTGAGGGGaaataacaataattttaatCTAAGTTGAAAGAAAGTCTTAAAGAGAAAAGTATTACCAACTTAGATTggtaatattcttttcctttcttaaaagtttaaaattgagTGAATGAACAGTGGTAACTAAAGAAGCTGTTCCTTTGGTTTGCATCTGGTCTTGAGAGAGAAATGTGTCATAAATTCGGAGAGTATTTTCTGTATCTACTTCAGTTGGTTTGAGTATTTTCCTTCTGTCCTTAATAGTTAAAATACTCTTGAGCCTAATACTTACTGTCACCTGTAGGAGCATTGTTGTCCCCCTGTTAGAACTGTATCAGGAACTAAATAGCTTTAAAGGCAAAGGTTTTTGATCTCCACGGTCTGTATCTGAAATATATAGCAAATTATCATGGGACTTGGGGAAAGGATTAACCAAAAACCTAAAATTTACatagaagaaacaaaagacctagttttaatttattcctttctAGTTTTCTAGTACTTAACATAAGGATAGAAGCTTATATTTAGCCTTAGCTTCACCAGATCATATGGTCTATCAgctatgtcattttttatttcttaaaaatttagtaGGGCAAACTTGTCTTATTTCATGCcagcgtgctaagtcgcttcagtcgtgtccaactctgtgtgaccccatggactgtagccagcctcctctgtcagtgggattctccaggcaagaatgctggagtgggttgccatgcaatcctgcaggggtcttcctgacctagggatcaaacctgtgtatcttatgtgtcctgcattggcaagcaggttctttaccactggcgccacctgagaagccttctTATTGCATATGATTCTATATTGACTCCATGAAAGGACTTCTTAGAAATCTGTTGTTCGATTTGTTCCCCCTTCCTAGACTATAAAGGAGGCAGACATCAGCAGTTTTTAAGCTCCTCCACACTACTTTCCTGTTAGTCCCCTTTTTGCTCCTCTTCCAACAGATTTAGCCCCTCCGGCAGTGTTGTTCCCTTGACGGAGAGACACAGAGCCAGAAGTGAGTCTCCTGGGAGAATGGATGAACCTAAGCAACCCACTTCCCAGGTATGTAGTGGATTTGAGATTGCTGCGGTGGTTGAAGAAATTGCCACTGTGTGTGAACATAGTATAAtgaataagaaaggaaagatgttttgttaaataaatgctGCATTTGattacttttctctttatttttgcttgtgaGCATGCAGGAAATGCACTTTTGGTGTCAGCAGAGTTTGGGAAGTAGAAAAGGATAAGATTGTGGAACTCTTTGCTGATTATAGGAGCCAGTCTGTAGTCCtaagagtaataaaaataaccTCTGAAAACTTCATGCAGGTAATTTAGGACCTGGGATGGAGAAAGTTTGATTTTGTACATATGTGGTTATAAGACTACATATTTACTAgtttatatgtattatgtatttgtAAACAAATTGCTTATGCCTTTTATATCCTGCTTGCTTTTTAGTATGTTTGTATCCTTTCATCTATTTTCTTCCTAAATGTCTTGTTAGACTAAAATGTTTGAGAGAGGATAGAAATGATGTCTTTAATTTGTGACTCCTTAGCAAATAGTATAAGTATGTAGTTGGTTgatatttttgttcatattttctcacAGGTGTCTATCATTGAAgattggtttttaaaaagttggtGAACTCACCAAGTAGAGCACAATAAATTATAAACACTGTGGCCCTTTAAAAGGAAACACTGGTAGATTAAGATTGCATAGCTAATTTTTTATCTTCTGCACAATACTGatagtatctttttaaatttttatctaaaCCATTGGATGTTTATTATGTATATAGTGTAGTAACAGCAGCAAGACATTATTATCAACTGTATCTATGTGTATATTATCATGCTGTTTGGTACCAGAAAAGGAATTGTAATCATTAAagaattttttagttttagtAAGGTGTCATAAAAAGTGTTTATGAACTTGAAGGAAAAGTAAATTTACTCATATTATTAGGGCTCTTTTTCTCCTCATCTCTCCAATAGAATGTGATGATTATGTGACCAAAactattgtaaaaataaataacagcagTGAGACCAACCGTACAATTTAATGTGGGCATAAGACAAACTAACAAATACACAAAACACATACAGATAAGACTATATAGACTTAATGGTGTTGTGGGAATAGGAGTGCTTAAAATGCAGTTATAGGAATCAGTGTCTGCTTAAGGGAAGTGTTACTCGGGAGAGTTTAAGTGTGGTTTTTAAAGTAACTAGAAAGAGATAATTTATTCCATATGTGAATAGGATAGGAGTAAAACTTGGAATTCTACAAGGGTATTTACCAGACTGAAACAGAAGGTACAGGctgtaaagaaat is drawn from Bubalus kerabau isolate K-KA32 ecotype Philippines breed swamp buffalo chromosome 5, PCC_UOA_SB_1v2, whole genome shotgun sequence and contains these coding sequences:
- the ZBTB37 gene encoding zinc finger and BTB domain-containing protein 37 isoform X1, which produces MEKSGNIQLEIPDFSNSVLSHLNQLRMQGRLCDIVVNVQGQAFRAHKVVLAASSPYFRDHMSLNEMSTVSISVIKNPTVFEQLLSFCYTGRICLQLADIISYLTAASFLQMQHIIDKCTQILEGIHFKINVAEVEAELSQTRTKHAEGPPESHRVTPNLNRSLSPRHNTPKGNRRGQVSAVLDIRELSPPEESTSPQIIEQSSDIESREPILRINRAGQWYVETGVADRGARSDDEVRVLGAVHIKTENLEEWLGPENQPSGEDGSSAEEVTAMVIDTTGHGSVGQENYALGSSGAKVARPTSSEIDRFSPSGSVVPLTERHRARSESPGRMDEPKQPTSQVEESAMMGVSGYVEYLREQEVSERWFRYNPRLTCIYCAKSFNQKGSLDRHMRLHMGITPFVCRMCGKKYTRKDQLEYHIRKHTGNKPFHCHVCGKSFPFQAILNQHFRKNHPGCIPLEGPHSISPETTVTSRGQAEEESPSQEETVASGETAQGSVSTTGPD
- the ZBTB37 gene encoding zinc finger and BTB domain-containing protein 37 isoform X2, which gives rise to MEKSGNIQLEIPDFSNSVLSHLNQLRMQGRLCDIVVNVQGQAFRAHKVVLAASSPYFRDHMSLNEMSTVSISVIKNPTVFEQLLSFCYTGRICLQLADIISYLTAASFLQMQHIIDKCTQILEGIHFKINVAEVEAELSQTRTKHAEGPPESHRVTPNLNRSLSPRHNTPKGNRRGQVSAVLDIRELSPPEESTSPQIIEQSSDIESREPILRINRAGQWYVETGVADRGARSDDEVRVLGAVHIKTENLEEWLGPENQPSGEDGSSAEEVTAMVIDTTGHGSVGQENYALGSSGAKVARPTSSEIDRFSPSGSVVPLTERHRARSESPGRMDEPKQPTSQVSIIEDWFLKSW